TTTTTGGGGATGAGCATTTGGTTCTCATCTCCGTTGTTCATTTCTACCGAAATCGTTCCAGCAGAAGGAGAGAAGATGCTTGGCCCGAGTATACGTCCATACCCTTCATAAACATCTATTTTCCCTTTTTTCATTAACCCCTGTACTCCAGTATGTAGCGTATCAATAATGGATTGTTTACGTTCTTGTACTTTAAAGAAATTCAAGGTTGGCGTTTCTGTTTCAACACCGAAGGTATCCGCTTGCTTCGTTTGCTTAAAAACTTCTGCACTTCGGAGTAAAGCTTTCGACGGGATACACCCTTTATGAAGACATGTCCCACCTAATTTACCACTTTCAACAATAGCTGTTTTTAAGCCTAATTGAGAAGCTCGAACTGCGGCGACATAACCGCCAGTTCCTCCTCCAAGTACGACTAAATCATATTCATTCGCCAATGAACTCGCCCCTTTCACCGAATAGGGTTCGGATAGTGTTTTGGTTGCTCTTCATGACGTAAGACCCGGAGTGTCCCTTCAGTCAGAGCTTGTAATTCATTTTCACCAGGATAGATCAAACAATCAGCGATCCAATTTACTCTCTCTGTAATCATCGACACAAACGTTTTACCATAAGCAAGCCCACCTGTAAGTGCAATAGCATCAACTTTTCCACCTAAGACAGCACTCATCGAACCAATTTCTTTCGCAACCTGATAAGCCATTGCATCAAAAACAAGCCGCGCTTCATCGTCACCTGCTTCAATTCGCTTCTCTACATCACGTGCATCATTGGTTTCAAGGTAAGCCATAATCCCACCTTGGCCAACTAGCTTCTTCATAATCTCTTCTCTGTAATACTCTCCTGAGAAACAAAGGGATACAAGATCACCTGCCGGAACGGTACCAGCGCGCTCAGGCGAGAATGGACCATCTCCGTGTAATCCATTGTTCACATCAATTACTCTTCCTTTATGGTGGGCTCCAACCGTAATTCCGCCCCCCATATGAGTGACAATCATATTTAATTCCTCATAAGGACGTCCAAGTTCTGCTGCCACACGGCGAGCTACTGCTTTTTGATTTAAAGCATGGAAAATACTCTTTCTTGGAATCTCAGGTACGCCTGAAATTCTCGCTACTTCTTCCATTTCATCTACGACAACAGGGTCGACAATATAGGCAGGGATATTTAGGCTTTCAGCAATCTCATGGGCGATAATTCCACCAAGGTTTGATGCATGTTCCCCGTTATAACCCATTTTCAAATCATTCAGCATCTCATCGTTGACTTCATAAGTGCCTCCTTCGATTGGTCGAAGCAGGCCTCCTCTTCCACATATAGCATCTAATTTTGAACTACTGATGCCCTCGTGATGAAGGGCATCTAGTATAGTCTTTTTCCTGAAATCAAATTGATCAATGATGCGCGGAAATTGAGAGGTCTCTTCAGCTGTATGACGAATCGTCTCTTCGAAGATACACTGGTCATCGTTAAATACACCGATTTTAGTTGAGGTCGATCCTGGGTTGATGACAAGAATGCGATACGACTGTTGCAAGGTGTTTCCCCTCCACTC
The nucleotide sequence above comes from Pontibacillus chungwhensis. Encoded proteins:
- the buk gene encoding butyrate kinase; protein product: MEWRGNTLQQSYRILVINPGSTSTKIGVFNDDQCIFEETIRHTAEETSQFPRIIDQFDFRKKTILDALHHEGISSSKLDAICGRGGLLRPIEGGTYEVNDEMLNDLKMGYNGEHASNLGGIIAHEIAESLNIPAYIVDPVVVDEMEEVARISGVPEIPRKSIFHALNQKAVARRVAAELGRPYEELNMIVTHMGGGITVGAHHKGRVIDVNNGLHGDGPFSPERAGTVPAGDLVSLCFSGEYYREEIMKKLVGQGGIMAYLETNDARDVEKRIEAGDDEARLVFDAMAYQVAKEIGSMSAVLGGKVDAIALTGGLAYGKTFVSMITERVNWIADCLIYPGENELQALTEGTLRVLRHEEQPKHYPNPIR